Proteins encoded within one genomic window of Mycolicibacterium monacense:
- a CDS encoding DAK2 domain-containing protein, which yields MAAGRLDATVLRDWAHSAVEDLISHTDEINGLNVFPVPDADTGTNMLFTMRSAWSRAQDCAGDVAEVSAALAAGALHGARGNSGVILSQILRGFAEVTAGAAARRGGTLPEVDGALFAAALRHAVDLVEAALDTQPGTIVSVLGAAAHAADAQASGTAASGLPGVVVAAADAAAIALDETPGQLDVLADAGVVDAGGRGLLVLLDALTRTLGGHAARRPSYRPAAPPARRAAGAAPQFEVMYLLGGCDADGVEVLRRRLEGLGDSIVIAAAGGSGIPGQYSVHVHSDDAGGAVEAGLAVGVPTRIQITALAATATTRPQGSWSRERAVLAVVDGPGAAELFAGEGAHVLLAETDAPVTAKQLLRGLVDTGAGQVMVLPNGYVAAEELVAGCTAATGWGIDVVPVPAGSMVQGLAALAVHDPARHAVDDGYTMARAAAAARHGAVRVATEEALTWAGACRPGDGLGISGDEVLIVGPDVTAAASGLIDLLLLSGGELVTVLTGHGADGAVGTDIGAALREHVHHRHLGTELVTYHTGHRGDVLLIGVE from the coding sequence ATGGCGGCTGGGCGACTCGACGCGACGGTTCTGCGCGACTGGGCCCACTCGGCGGTCGAGGACCTGATATCGCACACCGACGAGATCAACGGCCTCAACGTCTTCCCGGTCCCCGATGCCGATACCGGTACGAACATGCTGTTCACCATGCGTTCGGCCTGGTCACGGGCCCAGGACTGCGCCGGTGACGTCGCCGAGGTGTCCGCCGCGCTCGCCGCGGGTGCGCTGCACGGGGCCCGCGGCAACTCCGGTGTCATCCTGTCGCAGATCCTGCGCGGTTTCGCCGAGGTCACCGCAGGCGCCGCGGCCCGCAGGGGCGGGACGCTGCCCGAGGTCGACGGTGCACTGTTCGCCGCCGCCCTGCGTCACGCCGTCGACCTCGTCGAGGCCGCGCTGGACACCCAACCGGGCACCATCGTGTCGGTGCTGGGGGCCGCGGCCCACGCCGCCGACGCCCAGGCTTCGGGCACCGCGGCGTCCGGGTTACCCGGGGTCGTGGTCGCGGCGGCCGACGCCGCGGCCATCGCCCTGGACGAGACACCCGGGCAATTGGACGTCCTCGCCGACGCCGGAGTCGTCGACGCCGGCGGGCGCGGGCTGCTCGTCCTGCTCGACGCCCTGACCCGCACCCTGGGCGGCCATGCCGCTCGGCGCCCGAGCTACCGGCCGGCGGCGCCACCCGCCCGCAGGGCCGCAGGTGCCGCCCCGCAGTTCGAGGTCATGTACCTGCTCGGGGGGTGCGACGCCGACGGGGTCGAGGTGCTGCGGCGCCGGCTCGAGGGTCTCGGTGACTCCATCGTGATCGCGGCGGCGGGCGGTTCGGGCATTCCCGGGCAGTACTCGGTGCACGTCCACTCCGACGATGCCGGCGGCGCCGTCGAAGCCGGTCTGGCCGTCGGCGTACCCACCCGGATCCAGATCACCGCGCTGGCGGCCACGGCCACCACCCGCCCGCAGGGCAGCTGGAGCCGCGAACGCGCCGTGCTCGCCGTCGTCGACGGCCCCGGCGCGGCGGAGTTGTTCGCCGGTGAGGGCGCCCACGTCCTGCTGGCCGAAACCGATGCGCCCGTCACCGCCAAGCAGCTGCTGCGCGGCCTCGTCGACACCGGGGCCGGGCAGGTGATGGTGCTGCCGAACGGTTATGTGGCCGCGGAGGAACTCGTCGCCGGGTGCACCGCCGCGACGGGCTGGGGCATCGACGTCGTACCCGTCCCGGCCGGGTCGATGGTGCAGGGGCTGGCGGCGCTGGCCGTCCACGATCCCGCGCGTCACGCCGTCGACGACGGCTACACCATGGCCCGCGCCGCGGCGGCCGCACGGCACGGCGCCGTCCGGGTCGCGACCGAAGAGGCGCTCACCTGGGCGGGCGCCTGCCGCCCCGGCGACGGACTGGGCATCTCGGGCGACGAGGTGCTCATCGTCGGCCCGGACGTGACCGCCGCGGCGTCCGGGTTGATCGACCTGCTGCTGCTGTCCGGCGGCGAACTGGTCACCGTGCTCACCGGGCACGGAGCCGACGGTGCGGTCGGCACCGACATCGGCGCGGCCCTGCGCGAGCACGTGCACCACCGTCACCTGGGCACCGAACTGGTCACCTACCACACCGGCCACCGCGGCGACGTGCTGCTGATCGGGGTCGAGTGA
- the rpmB gene encoding 50S ribosomal protein L28 gives MAAVCDVCGKGPGFGKSVSHSHRRTSRRWNPNIQTVRAVSHPGGNKKRVNVCTSCLKAGKVARG, from the coding sequence ATGGCTGCCGTGTGCGATGTCTGCGGAAAGGGCCCCGGCTTCGGCAAGTCGGTGTCGCACTCCCATCGCCGGACCAGCCGTCGGTGGAATCCGAACATCCAGACCGTGCGCGCCGTCTCCCATCCGGGCGGCAACAAGAAGCGCGTCAACGTCTGCACCTCCTGCCTCAAGGCGGGCAAGGTCGCTCGCGGCTGA
- a CDS encoding uracil-DNA glycosylase: protein MTARALSELVDQGWAQALEPVREQVAQMGEFLRAELAAGHRYLPAGANVLRAFSFPFDQVRVLIVGQDPYPTPGHAVGLSFSVDPEVRPLPRSLANIFTEYTADLGYPQPSNGDLSPWAQRGVLLLNRVLTVRPGTPASHRGKGWEAVTECAIRALVARDTPMVAVLWGRDAATLKPMLTGSACVAIESPHPSPLSASRGFFGSRPFSRANELLTQMGAEPIDWRLP from the coding sequence GTGACTGCACGTGCGCTCTCCGAACTCGTCGACCAGGGCTGGGCGCAGGCGCTCGAACCCGTGCGTGAGCAGGTGGCCCAGATGGGGGAGTTCCTGCGGGCCGAACTCGCCGCCGGTCACCGCTACCTGCCCGCGGGCGCGAACGTGCTGCGGGCCTTCTCGTTTCCGTTCGACCAGGTCCGCGTGCTGATCGTGGGTCAGGATCCGTATCCGACGCCCGGGCACGCCGTCGGCCTGAGCTTCTCGGTGGATCCGGAGGTCCGACCGCTGCCGCGCAGCCTGGCTAACATCTTCACCGAGTACACCGCCGACCTCGGCTACCCGCAACCGAGCAACGGCGACCTCAGTCCGTGGGCGCAGCGCGGTGTGCTGCTGCTCAACAGGGTGCTGACGGTGCGCCCCGGCACCCCCGCGTCACACCGCGGCAAGGGCTGGGAGGCGGTGACCGAATGCGCGATCCGGGCGCTCGTCGCCAGGGACACCCCGATGGTGGCCGTGCTGTGGGGCCGCGACGCCGCGACCCTCAAACCGATGCTGACGGGCAGCGCGTGCGTGGCGATCGAGTCACCGCACCCGTCGCCGCTGTCGGCGTCGCGCGGGTTCTTCGGGTCGCGTCCGTTCAGCCGGGCCAATGAGTTGCTGACCCAGATGGGCGCCGAACCGATCGACTGGCGGCTGCCCTGA
- a CDS encoding thiamine-phosphate kinase: MAPLDPTASMADVGEFAVIDALVRGRRLPPSVTLGPGDDAALVSFADGRTVVSTDMLVEDRHFRLDWSTPHDVGRKAIAQNAADAEAMGAAATAFVVAFGAPADTPAASALRLSDGMWDEAAAMGAGIAGGDLVRAPQWVISVTVLGDLAGRTPVRRDGARPGDVVAVAGELGRSAAGYGLWHNGIEEFEELRRRHLVPAPPYGQGRVAADAGATAMTDVSDGLLADLGHIADASGCRIDVDRAALRADHDAVVGAAAAVGADPWELVLAGGEDHALAATFPGAPPDGWRTIGRVLAGPADVLVDGDAWTGNRGWQSF; the protein is encoded by the coding sequence ATGGCACCGTTGGACCCGACCGCGAGCATGGCGGACGTCGGTGAGTTCGCGGTGATCGACGCGCTGGTGCGGGGGCGGCGGCTGCCGCCGTCGGTCACGCTGGGACCCGGTGACGACGCCGCCCTGGTGTCGTTCGCCGACGGCCGGACGGTGGTCTCGACCGACATGTTGGTCGAGGACAGGCACTTTCGGCTCGACTGGTCGACACCGCACGACGTCGGGCGCAAGGCGATCGCGCAGAACGCCGCCGACGCCGAGGCGATGGGTGCCGCGGCGACCGCGTTCGTCGTCGCGTTCGGCGCGCCCGCGGACACCCCGGCCGCGTCGGCGCTGCGCCTGTCCGACGGTATGTGGGACGAGGCGGCCGCGATGGGTGCGGGCATCGCCGGTGGCGATCTGGTCCGCGCGCCGCAGTGGGTGATCTCGGTGACCGTGCTGGGCGACCTGGCCGGCCGGACACCGGTGCGAAGGGACGGCGCCCGCCCGGGCGATGTCGTCGCCGTCGCGGGGGAGCTCGGTCGATCGGCAGCCGGATACGGGTTGTGGCACAACGGAATCGAGGAGTTCGAAGAGTTGCGCCGCCGGCACCTGGTCCCGGCGCCGCCCTACGGTCAGGGCCGTGTCGCGGCCGACGCCGGTGCGACGGCGATGACCGACGTCTCCGACGGCCTGCTGGCCGATCTCGGGCACATCGCGGACGCATCGGGCTGCCGGATCGACGTGGACCGCGCGGCGTTGCGCGCCGACCACGACGCGGTGGTGGGGGCGGCGGCCGCCGTCGGCGCCGACCCGTGGGAGCTCGTACTCGCCGGCGGGGAGGACCATGCGCTGGCCGCGACCTTCCCGGGTGCGCCGCCGGACGGGTGGCGGACGATCGGACGGGTGCTCGCGGGCCCGGCCGACGTGCTGGTCGACGGGGACGCGTGGACCGGAAACCGGGGATGGCAGTCGTTCTGA
- a CDS encoding Lrp/AsnC ligand binding domain-containing protein, protein MVEAFMLIQTEVGRAEVVAARLAELPGVRTAEYVTGPYDVVVRVGADNLEELRSGVVPSVQRVDGITRTLTCPIANGAHP, encoded by the coding sequence GTGGTCGAGGCTTTCATGCTGATCCAGACCGAGGTCGGCCGCGCTGAAGTCGTCGCGGCACGGTTGGCCGAACTGCCCGGTGTGCGGACCGCGGAATACGTCACCGGACCCTACGACGTCGTGGTCCGCGTCGGCGCCGACAACCTCGAGGAGCTCCGTTCGGGCGTCGTCCCGAGCGTGCAGCGGGTCGACGGCATCACCCGGACACTGACCTGCCCGATCGCGAACGGCGCGCACCCATAG
- a CDS encoding DUF3515 domain-containing protein yields MIAAIVVAVAALVVVLGIAAVRQGRPEQRPVAIAAVPAPRADSPECQALMGALPEVLGDFRRAPTAEPTPVGTAAWQAGPDTEAIILRCGLDRPVDFVVGVPIQVVDAVQWFRVGEEAAPGSRPESQQTRSTWYAVDRPVYVALTLPQDSGPTPIQLISRVLTGAMPATPITPGPPR; encoded by the coding sequence ATGATCGCGGCGATCGTGGTGGCCGTTGCAGCACTCGTGGTGGTGCTCGGTATCGCCGCGGTGCGTCAAGGGCGTCCCGAACAGCGGCCGGTGGCGATCGCGGCGGTGCCCGCGCCGCGCGCCGACAGCCCGGAATGCCAGGCCCTCATGGGCGCCCTGCCCGAGGTGCTCGGGGATTTCCGCCGCGCGCCGACGGCCGAACCGACGCCGGTCGGCACCGCGGCCTGGCAGGCGGGCCCCGACACCGAGGCGATCATCTTGCGCTGCGGCCTGGACCGTCCGGTCGATTTCGTCGTCGGCGTCCCGATCCAGGTGGTCGACGCCGTGCAGTGGTTCAGGGTCGGCGAAGAGGCCGCGCCGGGCAGCAGGCCGGAGAGCCAGCAGACCCGCAGCACCTGGTATGCCGTGGACCGTCCGGTGTACGTGGCGCTCACGCTGCCGCAGGATTCCGGCCCGACACCCATTCAGCTCATCTCCCGGGTGCTGACCGGCGCCATGCCGGCCACGCCGATCACCCCGGGGCCGCCACGCTAG
- a CDS encoding D-alanine--D-alanine ligase family protein, which produces MIARNQRTRVAVVYGGRSSEHAISCVSAGSILRNLDPERFDVVAVGITPDGSWVLTDGRPETLAITDGRLPEVSAESGTALALPADPGRRGELVSLSPAPAGEVLAAVDVVFPVLHGPYGEDGTIQGLLELAGVPYVGAGVLASAAGMDKEFTKKLLVAEGLPVGDHVVLRPGRANVTLDERERLGLPVFVKPARGGSSIGVSRVSDWAELPAAIEAARRHDPKVIVEAGIAGRELECGVLEYPDGRVDASTIGEIRVAGVRGREDGFYDFATKYLDDGAELDVPAKVEDDVADEIRRLAIRAFRAIDCQGLARVDFFLTDDGPVVNEINTMPGFTTISMYPRMWAASGVDYPTLLAAMVDTAVARGTGLR; this is translated from the coding sequence GTGATCGCCCGCAACCAGCGCACCCGCGTTGCCGTCGTCTACGGCGGGCGCAGTTCCGAACACGCCATCTCCTGCGTTTCCGCAGGCAGCATCCTGCGCAACCTCGACCCCGAACGCTTCGACGTGGTCGCCGTCGGGATCACTCCCGACGGGTCCTGGGTGCTCACCGACGGCCGGCCGGAGACGCTGGCCATCACCGACGGCCGGCTCCCCGAGGTGAGCGCCGAGTCCGGTACCGCCCTGGCGCTGCCCGCCGACCCGGGCCGCCGCGGTGAGCTGGTGTCGCTGAGCCCGGCGCCGGCAGGGGAGGTGCTCGCCGCGGTCGACGTGGTGTTCCCGGTGCTGCACGGCCCCTACGGCGAGGACGGCACGATCCAGGGTCTGCTGGAACTGGCCGGGGTGCCCTACGTCGGGGCGGGCGTACTGGCCAGCGCCGCGGGCATGGACAAGGAGTTCACGAAGAAGCTGCTGGTCGCCGAGGGCCTGCCGGTCGGCGATCACGTGGTGCTGCGTCCCGGACGCGCGAACGTGACGCTCGACGAACGCGAACGCCTCGGCCTGCCGGTGTTCGTCAAACCCGCGCGCGGGGGCTCCTCGATCGGGGTCAGCCGGGTGTCGGACTGGGCGGAACTGCCCGCCGCGATCGAGGCGGCCCGCAGACACGATCCCAAGGTCATAGTCGAGGCCGGCATCGCGGGTCGCGAACTCGAATGCGGCGTGCTGGAGTATCCGGACGGCCGCGTCGACGCCAGCACCATCGGCGAGATCCGGGTGGCCGGGGTGCGGGGCCGCGAGGACGGTTTCTACGACTTCGCCACCAAGTACCTCGACGACGGCGCCGAACTCGACGTGCCCGCCAAGGTCGAGGACGACGTGGCCGACGAGATCCGCCGCCTCGCCATCCGGGCGTTTCGGGCGATCGACTGCCAGGGGCTGGCGCGGGTCGACTTCTTCCTCACCGACGACGGACCGGTGGTCAACGAGATCAACACCATGCCGGGTTTCACCACGATCTCGATGTATCCGCGGATGTGGGCGGCCAGCGGAGTGGACTATCCGACGCTGCTCGCGGCGATGGTCGACACAGCGGTGGCCCGCGGAACGGGTCTGCGCTAG
- a CDS encoding cystathionine gamma-lyase, giving the protein MEGAYGDSTRSVKAVGAEAVAGQPVATPPVPVSAYHLSPDEAQPLDTYGRSSNPTWRRLEAALAELEGASAALAFGSGMAAITSALRVLTGPGERLVVPADGYYQVRRYAAEYLAPQGVTVLEVATAEMCEAAADADVVLAETPANPGLEVVDLHRLAMTCRRRGATLIVDNTTATPLGQQPLSLGANLVVASATKALSGHSDLIAGYVAGSHPEMMAALETDRLLAGPILGPFEAWLVLRSLGSAGLRFERQCQNALAVAMLLRNHPAVRGVRYPGLPEDPAHEVAARQMRRFGGLVSVELADASAVHALVERSALLVASTSFGGIHTSIDRRARWGDPVPDGFVRLSMGIEDTDDLIADLGAALG; this is encoded by the coding sequence ATGGAAGGCGCGTACGGCGACTCCACTCGAAGCGTCAAAGCTGTTGGTGCCGAAGCCGTTGCCGGACAACCCGTGGCCACCCCGCCGGTCCCGGTCTCGGCCTACCACCTGTCACCGGACGAGGCACAGCCGCTGGACACCTACGGCCGCAGCTCCAATCCGACCTGGCGGCGGCTGGAGGCGGCGCTGGCCGAACTCGAAGGGGCCTCTGCCGCACTGGCCTTCGGATCGGGCATGGCGGCCATCACCTCCGCGCTTCGGGTGCTGACCGGTCCGGGCGAACGGCTCGTCGTGCCCGCGGACGGCTACTATCAGGTGCGCCGCTACGCCGCGGAATACCTTGCGCCGCAAGGTGTCACGGTGCTCGAAGTGGCGACCGCCGAGATGTGCGAGGCGGCGGCGGACGCCGATGTGGTGCTGGCGGAGACACCCGCGAACCCGGGGCTCGAGGTGGTGGATCTGCACCGGCTGGCGATGACGTGCCGGCGGCGCGGCGCCACCCTGATCGTCGACAACACCACCGCCACACCACTCGGCCAGCAGCCGCTGTCGCTGGGCGCCAACCTGGTGGTGGCCAGCGCCACCAAGGCACTCTCGGGACACAGCGATCTGATCGCCGGCTACGTCGCGGGCAGCCACCCCGAGATGATGGCCGCGCTGGAGACCGACCGTCTGCTGGCCGGCCCGATCCTCGGGCCGTTCGAGGCGTGGCTGGTGCTGCGCAGCCTCGGCAGCGCCGGGCTGCGGTTCGAACGGCAGTGTCAGAACGCGCTGGCCGTCGCGATGCTGCTGCGCAACCATCCCGCCGTGCGCGGCGTGCGCTATCCCGGACTGCCCGAGGATCCCGCGCACGAGGTGGCGGCGCGGCAGATGCGGCGGTTCGGCGGGCTGGTGTCGGTGGAACTGGCCGACGCGTCGGCCGTGCACGCGCTCGTCGAGCGCAGCGCCCTGCTGGTCGCCTCGACCAGCTTCGGCGGCATCCACACCTCCATCGACCGGCGGGCCCGCTGGGGCGACCCGGTGCCCGACGGCTTCGTCCGGCTGTCCATGGGTATCGAGGACACCGACGACCTGATCGCCGACCTCGGCGCCGCGCTCGGCTGA
- a CDS encoding NAD(P)H-dependent glycerol-3-phosphate dehydrogenase translates to MVKAAVMGSGAWGTALAKVLADAGNSVTLWARRPEVAAEINDTHRNSGYLDEVDLPKTIHATADAAEALAGACTVVFAVPAQSLRSNLEQWKGLIADDATLVSLAKGIELDTLMRMSQVIVQVTGADPARVAVVTGPNLASEIADEQPAATVVACSDSGRAVALQRALATGYLRPYTNADVVGAEIGGACKNVIALACGMAVGVGLGENTVAAIITRGLAEIMRLGIALGAKPATLAGLAGVGDLVATCTSVQSRNRTFGERLGRGGTMESALRAAGGHVAEGVTSCRSVLALAASYDVEMPLTDAVNRVCHKGLSVDEAVVLLLGRSTKPE, encoded by the coding sequence GTGGTGAAGGCGGCGGTGATGGGTTCCGGTGCGTGGGGCACGGCGCTGGCCAAAGTTCTCGCTGACGCGGGGAACTCGGTGACCCTGTGGGCGAGGCGACCCGAGGTCGCGGCGGAGATCAACGACACCCATCGCAACAGCGGCTACCTCGACGAGGTGGACCTGCCCAAGACGATCCACGCCACCGCCGACGCCGCCGAGGCGCTCGCCGGGGCGTGCACGGTGGTGTTCGCGGTGCCGGCGCAGAGCCTGCGGAGCAACCTCGAGCAGTGGAAGGGTCTGATCGCCGACGACGCCACGCTGGTGAGCCTGGCCAAGGGCATCGAACTGGACACGCTGATGCGGATGAGCCAGGTGATCGTCCAGGTCACCGGCGCGGACCCGGCGCGGGTCGCGGTGGTGACCGGACCGAATCTCGCCAGCGAGATCGCCGACGAACAGCCCGCCGCCACCGTCGTCGCGTGCAGTGACAGCGGGCGCGCCGTCGCCCTGCAACGCGCACTGGCCACGGGGTACCTGCGGCCCTACACCAACGCCGACGTGGTCGGCGCCGAGATCGGCGGTGCGTGCAAGAACGTGATCGCACTGGCATGCGGGATGGCCGTCGGCGTGGGGCTGGGGGAGAACACGGTCGCGGCGATCATCACCCGCGGGCTGGCCGAGATCATGCGGCTGGGCATCGCGCTGGGCGCCAAACCGGCGACGCTGGCCGGGCTGGCCGGCGTCGGTGACCTCGTCGCGACCTGCACCTCGGTGCAGTCGCGCAACCGGACCTTCGGTGAGCGGTTGGGCCGGGGCGGCACCATGGAGTCGGCACTGCGCGCCGCGGGCGGACACGTGGCAGAGGGCGTCACCTCCTGCCGGTCGGTGCTGGCGCTGGCCGCCAGCTACGACGTGGAGATGCCGCTCACCGACGCGGTGAACCGGGTCTGCCACAAGGGTCTTTCCGTCGACGAAGCCGTCGTGCTGCTGCTCGGCCGCAGCACCAAACCGGAATGA